One region of Halohasta litchfieldiae genomic DNA includes:
- a CDS encoding HIT family protein, giving the protein MSSKTIFEKIVDREIPARIVHETETTLAFLDAHPLAPGHTLVIPKQPYEHLQDLPPELSADLFETVHELTPIVETAVDADATTIGINNGEAAGQEVPHVHAHIIPRFEGDDSGPIHAIAIDSPDISDEELDEIADAIASE; this is encoded by the coding sequence ATGAGTTCGAAAACCATCTTCGAGAAGATCGTCGACCGAGAGATCCCGGCCCGAATCGTCCACGAAACCGAGACCACGCTCGCGTTCCTCGATGCCCATCCGCTGGCCCCCGGCCACACGCTGGTCATCCCGAAACAACCCTACGAACACCTCCAAGACCTCCCACCAGAGCTCTCGGCGGATCTGTTCGAGACAGTCCACGAGTTGACTCCCATCGTCGAGACGGCAGTCGACGCCGACGCGACGACTATCGGTATCAACAACGGTGAGGCCGCAGGCCAAGAGGTGCCCCACGTTCACGCCCACATCATCCCCCGGTTCGAGGGCGACGACAGCGGCCCCATCCACGCCATCGCAATCGATTCGCCGGATATCTCCGACGAGGAACTCGATGAGATCGCCGACGCGATTGCCAGCGAGTAG